CGCGTTGTCCGGCACCGTGAACACGTTCGGCATGGTGTTCGGGCCGATGGCCGCCGGCGCGCTGATGCCGGTGCTCGGTCTGCCGACCCTCTACCTCATCGACACCGTCGCCCTGGTCGTCGCGCTGTACGCGGTCTGGCGGCTGCCCGCACTGCCACCGCTGTCCGGCACGGTGCGGGCCGCCGGGCTGCGTGACGTGCTGGACGGTTTCCGCTACATGGGCACCCAGAAGGTGCTGCTCGCCTCGTTCGTGGTGGACATCATCGCGATGGTCGCCGGCATGCCGCGGGCGCTGTTCCCGGAGATGGCCGAGCGGACCTTCGGCGACCCGCCCGGCGGCGGCCTCGCCCTGGGCTGGCTCTACGCCGCGATCCCGATCGGCTCCGTGGTCATCGGGTTGTTCTCCGGCTGGCTCGGCCGGGTGCGGCGGCAGGGGGTCGCGGTGACGATCGCGATCTGCGCGTGGGGCGCGGCGGTGATCGGGTTCGGGTTGTCGCACTCGCTGTGGCTGGCGATCGTGTTCCTGTGCCTGGCCGGCGCCGCGGACATGGTCAGCGCGATCTACCGCCAGGCGATCCTGGTGATGGCCGCGACCGACGAGATGCGCGGCCGCATGCAGGGCGCGTTCACCGTGGTCGTCGCGGGCGGCCCGCGGCTGGCCGACCTCACGCACGGCTGGACCGCCGCCGCGGTGGGCACGGCTGCCGCGGCGACCGGGGGCGGGGTGCTGGTGATCGTGTTCATCGTGATCGCCGTCGCGCTGCTGCCGGCGTTCTGGCGCTACCGCGCGGCCGCGGTCGCCGGCTGACGATCAGCCGCCGCGGAACGCCTCGGTGCCGGCCCGCGCGCGGTGTGGTTCGAGGGTTTCGCGCTGGCGGGCGGCCCGCTCGATCAGCTCGTCGAAGTCGACGCCCGGTACCCGGTCGGCGAGGTCGGCCTGGTCCCGAAGCGTCGTCCACAGCTGCTTCTTCCCGTCGATGCCCATCGCGAGCACCTCCAGCTCCAGGAACCGGCTCAGCGGTGAGTACGACAGCAGCCGGCCGTTCGGTTTGAGCCGCGCGATGCGTTCGGCACCGAACACGGCCGCCGTCTTGAGCGGGTTCTGCCGGACGCCCAGGTGGTCCATGATGGACCGGAACGTGTCGACGTCCTCCGCGATCCCGGTCGCCACCCGGGTCAGGGCCTCGCCCGCGTCCGTGTCGCGGTTGTTGCCCGCGGCGCGGCGGGCCAGTTCGCGCCAGCCCACGCCGAGCGCGAGCTGGTCGTTGAGGTAGATCGCCAGGTAGCCGTCCATCGGCGGCGGATACCCGCCGCCGGTCGGATCACGCATCGATCACTTCGCGCGCCCGCGCTTGAGCGTCCGCCGGATCTCCTCCGACGCCGCGCGGTACGCCGGTGCGGCGCGGGCGAAGTAGTCGAACAGGACGTCCTGCTTGTCCGGCGGGTACTGCGCGATCACCTCGGCGATGTGGCGCCGGGCCGGGCCGACGATCTCCGCGACGCCGGCCACCGCGTCCGCGACCGGCTCCACGACGACCTTGCGGCGGTCGGCCGGGTCCGCGGTGCGGCGCACGTACCCGGCGCGTTCGAGCCGGTCGATCAGCCGCGTGGTCGCGCCGGTGGTGAGCCCGGTGCGGGCGGACAGCTCACCGGAGGTCAGCGATCCCTCGAGGTCGAGCAGGCTGAGCGCGTACCACTCGGTGGCGTGCAGGCCGGCCGCCTCGGCGCCGGCCAGCCCGTGCAGGCCGACGGCGTCGAGGTAGCGGCGGAAAACCACGCGCCGTTCGTGCTGACTTGCCACGGTGACCATCCTCTGCGTATTATCTGCATGTATGCAGATACTGCACTGACGAAGATAAGTGTAGCGGACAGGAGAGACCATGATCGACACCGACCGGACCGCGCCCGTCACCGCCGTCCTCGACTCGCTCGCGGAAGCCTGGGCCCGCGGCGACGCGGACTCCTACGGTGCGCACTTCACCGAGGACGCCACCTACGTCACCTTCGTCGGCACCCGCTACCAGGGCCGGCAGGACATCACGGACAGCCACCGCAGCCTGTTCGCCAAGTTCCTCAAGGGCACCCGGCTCGCGCACGAGGTGCTCGACGTGCGTTTCCTCGGCCCGGACGCGGCGGTCCTCACCAGCCGCGGCGACACCGTGAAGGGCAACCGGCCCAAGGCGCTGACCAAGGTGCAGACCTACACCCTCGTGCGCCAGGACGGCCGCTGGCTCGTCGCCGCGTTCCACAACACGCAGCGCAAGTCGCTGATGGAACGCATTTCGTTCGCCTTCGCGCCGGACACCCGCCCGAAGGCCGCGCGGTGAGGGCGCTGGTCACCGGGGCGAGCGCCGGGATCGGCCGGGCGTTCGCGACCGCACTGGCCGCGGCGGGGTACGCCGTGACGGCCGTGGCCCGCCGCGAAGACCCGCTCACCGGATTGCTCGCGGAGCTGGGGCCGGGGCACGACCACCTGGCCGCGGACCTCGCCACGCCCGAGGGTGTGCGCGCCACCGCCGGCCTGCTCGCCGGCGGCGGCTACACGGTGCTGGTCAACAACGCGGGCGCCGCGGTGCACGGCGACTTCGCGGCCACGCCACTGGACCACTCGCTCGCCCAGCTCGACCTCAACTGCCGCGCGGTGGTGACGCTGGCGCACGCCTTCCTCGGCGCCGCCGAGCCGGGTGCCGCGCTGGTGAACGTGTCCTCGACCCTGGGGCACACGCCGAAGCCCGGCCTGGGTGTCTACAGCGCCACGAAGGCGTTCGTCACGGCGTTGTCGGAAACGTTGTGGCACGAGCAGAAGACCCGCGGCGTGCACGTGATGGCACTGTGCCCGGGCGTCACCGCGACCGCGTCCCAGGACGCGGCCGACGTGCCGGCCTGGCTGGTGCAGACGCCGGAGGAGGTCGTGCGCCGCGCCATGTCCGCACTGGCCGGGCGCGGGGGTCCGGTCGTGGTGCCCGGCCGCGGCAACGCGGTGCTTACCGGGGTGGCGCGGCTGCTGCCCAGGAGGACGGTGCTGTCCCTGCTCGGCTCGGACCGCTAGCTACCGTCCACTCGCGACGTTGTCCAGGAACCAGGGATCGTGTGCGGACAGCACGCTGACCTCGTCGCCGTGGTCACGCACCAGTTCGCGCAGCCGCTGGTGGTTGCCCCGCCGCGCGCCCGGCACGGTCTCCACCTTGGACTCGAACCACGCGAGGCCCGGCGTCACGTGCGGGCGCACCGGGTCGATCTGGCCGTGGTGGAAGAACGCGTCACCCGCGTGCAGCAGCCAGCCCTCGCCGGTGTCCACCGCGACGCCGGTGTGCCCGCGGGTGTGCCCGCCCAGTGGCACCAGCAGGATTTCCGGCGGTAGCCCGTCGAGCTGGCGCACGGCGTCGAACCCGAACCACTTCTCGCCGGCGTCCGGGTAGCTGCTCCACTGTGGACCGTGCGCGAAGTGCTGGGGCCGGTAGCGCGAGCGTTCCCGCGCGTTGCGGGGCGACCGGAGCGCCCGCAGCTCTTCGGCGTGGACGTGCACGGTGGCGTGCGGGAAGTCGACCAGTCCGCCGGCGTGGTCGAGATCGAGGTGGGTCAGGACGATGTGCCGGAGGTCGGCGAGTGCGTACCCCAGGCGGCGCACCTGCTCGGCGGCGGTCTCGGTGACCGAGGTCCGGACGCCGACCATCCGCACGAACCGCGCGCCCAGCCACTCGTCCGCGCGCGTGACCGCCGGGGAACCCAGTCCGGTCTCGATCAGGACCAGCTCGTTCCCGGTCTCGACGAGCAGGCAGTGGCAGACCAGCTCGGCGCGGTGCCAGAACCCGCCGCGGCCGTCGATCAGGCGCCCGCCGAGCGGCCGCATCGTGCCGCAGTTGAGGTGGTGGATCTTCATTCCAGCTCCCGTTCGAAGGTGTGGCGCAGGTGCTCGGCGACGGCGTGCAGCGGCGCGAGATCGTGCTGGGTCCTGGCCAGGAGCAGAGCGCCTTCGATCGCGCTCAGCGCGATCGTGCTCAGTGTGGCCGCCCGCGCCGCATCGAGGCCCTCACCGGTGAGGTAGCCGGTGATGACGGCGTGCCACGAGCGGTACCCGCCGGTGCACGCCTGGCGGATCGTCTCGCTGTCCCCGGCGTCGAGCGCGACGGTCGCGATCGGACAGCCGCTGCGGTAGCCGCTGTCGGCGAGGTTGCGGCCCAGCGCATCGATCACGCCGGTGATGGCGCTGCCGGCGTCCGGGGCGGCGGTGAGCAGCTCCCGCAGCAGGTCCGCCATCGCCTCGCCGGAGTGGGCGATCGCCTCCGCGGCGAGCTGCTCCTTGCCGCCGGGGAAGTGGAAGTACAGCGAGCCCTTCGGTGCGCCCCCGGCGGTGACCAGCTGGTTCAGCCCGGTCGCGTGGTAGCCCTGGGAGCGGAACAGCTCGGCGGCGGAGGCGACCATGCGGCGGCGGGTGTCGGTTCTGCGGACCACGCCGGTCACCTTAGCCAAACTATGACGACCGGTCTAGTTAGTAGCTGCGCCCGGCCACTGAACTGGGGCTCGGCGCGCCGCGGCTATCTTCGGGGCATGGCCAACCCCACCGGACAGCAGTTCGAGATCACCCGCGGCAACGCGCGCGCCGTCGTCACCGAGATCGGTGCTGGCCTGCGGGCGTTCGAGATCAGCGGCGTGCCCTACCTGGAGACCTTCGCCGAGGACGCCGCGCCGCCGAAGGGTGCGGGGCAGATCCTGCTGCCGTGGCCCAACCGGACCAAGGGTGCGGAGTGGACCTACCACGGGGAGCCCCAGCGGCTCGAGGTCACCGAGGAGGCCCGCGGCAACGCGATCCACGGCCTGACCCGGTACCGGCCGTGGACGCTCGTCGAGCACGCCGAATCGTCGATCACCTTCGAGATCGAGGTGCCGCGACAGCCGGGCTGGCCGGTACCGCTCCAGGCCCGGATCACCTACGACCTCGCGCCGCGCGAGCTGACCGTGACCCACGAGATCCGCAACGAGGGCTCCTCGGCCATCGGGGTCGGCGTGGGCGCCCACCCGTACTTCCGCATCGGCGACGTCCCGACCGACGAGCTGACGCTGACCCTGCCGGCCACCCGCGTGCGCCCGTACGTCGCCGACCAGCAGCTGCCCTACGGCGACGAGCGGGACACCGCGGGCACCGAGTACGACTTCCAGAAGGGGCGGCTGCTCGCCGAGGTCGACCTCGACACCGCGTTCGGCGGTCTCGTCGCCGCCGAGGACGGCCGGTTCCACCACGTCCTGTCCCGCGGCGACCGCAGCGTCGAGGTGTGGGCCGGCCCGGACTTCCGGTGGGTGCAGGTCTTCACCCCCGCCGACCTGACCGGTCGTGGCCGTGCCGTCGCGATCGAGCCGATGACCTGCCCGGCCGACGCGCTCAACTCCGGCACCGACCTGATCGAGCTGGCGCCGGGCGGCTCCTGGACCGGCAGCTGGGGCGTCCGCGTCCATGGCTGACCCCGTCCGGCTCGGCGAGGCGGACGCGGGCGAACTGCTGACCCTGCAGCGGGCCGCGTTCGTCACCGAGGCGCAGGCACACGGCGACCCCGGCCTGCCGCCGCTGCGCGAGACCCTCGGCGAACTCGTCGCCGTCCTCCACGATCCGGACGTCTGCACCTGGGGCGTGCGGGACGGCGGACGGCTGGTGGCGAGCGTGCGGATCCGGGTGCGTGGTGAGACGGCCGAGGTCGGCCGGCTCGTGGTCGCCCCCGACCGGCAGGGGCAGGGCCTCGGCTCGGAACTGATGCGGGTGGCCGAAGACCGGTTGCCGCCCGGCGTGCGGGTGCTGCGGTTGTTCACCGGCGAGCGGAGTGCGGCACCGCTGCGCTTGTACACCCGGCTCGGTTACGTGGAAACCGCGCGGACCCCGGAGGGGGATTATCACCTGGTGCATTTGGAGAAGCGCATCCCGTGAGGTGAGCGCGATCGGGCCCGACGGCCGGGGAGCGAACTTCCAAGGCGCCGAGGCGCGGTCCGGGGACTTCGTGGCCTGCCCGGACGCCGGTGGCCTCGGCCACGGCATCTTCGGCGCCGCCACCGCTGATCCCGGAGCCGGGAACGCCGTGCGGCGAGCCGGAGGGGTTTTCCGGGCGCCGGTCCGTTAGCTTGGCTCACCATGGTGAAGGCGATTGTTGGCGGATACGTGGTGCCGGTCGAGGGCGACCCGGTCGACGGCGGCACGATCCTGATCGAGAACGGCAAGATCACCCAGGTCGGCCCGGACGCGGAGGTCGACGTCCCGGAGGACGCGGAGCTGATCGACGCCTCCGGCACGTGGGTCCTGCCCGGGTTCGTCGACGCCCACACCCACCTCGGCGTGCACGAGGAGGGTGAGGGCTGGGCGGGCAACGACACCAACGAGATGACCGACCCGAACGGCGCGCGTTTCCGGGCGATCGACGGCATCGACCCGTTCGAGATCGGTTTCGACGACGCCCTGTCCGGTGGCGTGACCAGCGTCGTGATCAAGCCCGGCTCCGGCAACCCGATCGGCGGGCAGACCGTTGCGGTGAAGACGTGGGGCCGCACGGCACTGGACATGGTGTTCGACGAGGCGGTCAGCGTGAAGAGCGCGCTCGGCGAGAACCCGA
The sequence above is a segment of the Amycolatopsis viridis genome. Coding sequences within it:
- a CDS encoding MFS transporter is translated as MSVEAGARRGKKRKLLKSVVVDVRPLRTPGFRRLFTGTAITAIGSQLTTVAVPKQVFDLTGSSGYVGLAGIVALVPLLVFGLWGGAIADTVDRRKLLIFGNAGIAVVSALLWAQAFFGVGSVWLVFVLLACNQAFFAINMPTRSAIVARLIEPELLPAAAALSGTVNTFGMVFGPMAAGALMPVLGLPTLYLIDTVALVVALYAVWRLPALPPLSGTVRAAGLRDVLDGFRYMGTQKVLLASFVVDIIAMVAGMPRALFPEMAERTFGDPPGGGLALGWLYAAIPIGSVVIGLFSGWLGRVRRQGVAVTIAICAWGAAVIGFGLSHSLWLAIVFLCLAGAADMVSAIYRQAILVMAATDEMRGRMQGAFTVVVAGGPRLADLTHGWTAAAVGTAAAATGGGVLVIVFIVIAVALLPAFWRYRAAAVAG
- a CDS encoding MBL fold metallo-hydrolase, encoding MKIHHLNCGTMRPLGGRLIDGRGGFWHRAELVCHCLLVETGNELVLIETGLGSPAVTRADEWLGARFVRMVGVRTSVTETAAEQVRRLGYALADLRHIVLTHLDLDHAGGLVDFPHATVHVHAEELRALRSPRNARERSRYRPQHFAHGPQWSSYPDAGEKWFGFDAVRQLDGLPPEILLVPLGGHTRGHTGVAVDTGEGWLLHAGDAFFHHGQIDPVRPHVTPGLAWFESKVETVPGARRGNHQRLRELVRDHGDEVSVLSAHDPWFLDNVASGR
- a CDS encoding GNAT family N-acetyltransferase encodes the protein MADPVRLGEADAGELLTLQRAAFVTEAQAHGDPGLPPLRETLGELVAVLHDPDVCTWGVRDGGRLVASVRIRVRGETAEVGRLVVAPDRQGQGLGSELMRVAEDRLPPGVRVLRLFTGERSAAPLRLYTRLGYVETARTPEGDYHLVHLEKRIP
- a CDS encoding MarR family winged helix-turn-helix transcriptional regulator; this translates as MASQHERRVVFRRYLDAVGLHGLAGAEAAGLHATEWYALSLLDLEGSLTSGELSARTGLTTGATTRLIDRLERAGYVRRTADPADRRKVVVEPVADAVAGVAEIVGPARRHIAEVIAQYPPDKQDVLFDYFARAAPAYRAASEEIRRTLKRGRAK
- a CDS encoding SgcJ/EcaC family oxidoreductase, producing MIDTDRTAPVTAVLDSLAEAWARGDADSYGAHFTEDATYVTFVGTRYQGRQDITDSHRSLFAKFLKGTRLAHEVLDVRFLGPDAAVLTSRGDTVKGNRPKALTKVQTYTLVRQDGRWLVAAFHNTQRKSLMERISFAFAPDTRPKAAR
- a CDS encoding aldose 1-epimerase family protein, translated to MANPTGQQFEITRGNARAVVTEIGAGLRAFEISGVPYLETFAEDAAPPKGAGQILLPWPNRTKGAEWTYHGEPQRLEVTEEARGNAIHGLTRYRPWTLVEHAESSITFEIEVPRQPGWPVPLQARITYDLAPRELTVTHEIRNEGSSAIGVGVGAHPYFRIGDVPTDELTLTLPATRVRPYVADQQLPYGDERDTAGTEYDFQKGRLLAEVDLDTAFGGLVAAEDGRFHHVLSRGDRSVEVWAGPDFRWVQVFTPADLTGRGRAVAIEPMTCPADALNSGTDLIELAPGGSWTGSWGVRVHG
- a CDS encoding TetR/AcrR family transcriptional regulator; this translates as MVRRTDTRRRMVASAAELFRSQGYHATGLNQLVTAGGAPKGSLYFHFPGGKEQLAAEAIAHSGEAMADLLRELLTAAPDAGSAITGVIDALGRNLADSGYRSGCPIATVALDAGDSETIRQACTGGYRSWHAVITGYLTGEGLDAARAATLSTIALSAIEGALLLARTQHDLAPLHAVAEHLRHTFERELE
- a CDS encoding SDR family NAD(P)-dependent oxidoreductase — encoded protein: MRALVTGASAGIGRAFATALAAAGYAVTAVARREDPLTGLLAELGPGHDHLAADLATPEGVRATAGLLAGGGYTVLVNNAGAAVHGDFAATPLDHSLAQLDLNCRAVVTLAHAFLGAAEPGAALVNVSSTLGHTPKPGLGVYSATKAFVTALSETLWHEQKTRGVHVMALCPGVTATASQDAADVPAWLVQTPEEVVRRAMSALAGRGGPVVVPGRGNAVLTGVARLLPRRTVLSLLGSDR